Part of the Anopheles cruzii unplaced genomic scaffold, idAnoCruzAS_RS32_06 scaffold03101_ctg1, whole genome shotgun sequence genome, AAAATACATACAGATATAACATCTGGCGACGAGAAATTCAACAGATACCAAGTCACGATTCGCAGAAACTGGTGTACTGTCAAAACTGCCCGAGGGTGGCCCGTTTTCCAGACAGTGCTACGATGGAAATAAACAAGTACGAAGCGGAACGTTGCATTGAACTGGCTAAGGCCGCGCTGACCGCAGAAAATCTGGCAAAGGCGGAACAGCTGCTCAAAAAGTCACAAACCCTGTATCCGCTGCCGGAGGCGGAACTGTTGTTGAAACGCATGAACCGGGAAGCAGCGTACAAGCcatcggaaccgaagaaacggAAAGCCTACGATCTGAACCGCACGACCAACAacggttccgggccgggccgtaaaAGGCCGAGGGCTGGCTTTACCTATGGCCAGAACGAGTTCACCTTTCGGCCGGACTTT contains:
- the LOC128276931 gene encoding dnaJ homolog subfamily B member 14-like, yielding MEINKYEAERCIELAKAALTAENLAKAEQLLKKSQTLYPLPEAELLLKRMNREAAYKPSEPKKRKAYDLNRTTNNGSGPGRKRPRAGFTYGQNEFTFRPDFESEGYPNDSFNIFFGGGFPQPQQQQRIERKHYKKLVLQVHPDKAKAPGSAEAYKIVNKVFATLSDDERRADYDSRGSSEGGNPPVDRARPSPGSSK